The sequence below is a genomic window from Sceloporus undulatus isolate JIND9_A2432 ecotype Alabama chromosome 5, SceUnd_v1.1, whole genome shotgun sequence.
AGGTAGATACTTCTTTCTCCAGTCCCAGAGTCCCCtttatatggagtttatcacatgtggggaaaatcaggggtttaaatgggcattatccagtgatgacttatcctgggaataaccagcaacaaatcatttatgaGATTCGTTGCTcattattccctggttattcctgggatgaGTCATCTTTAATCGTGATGgggtgtgaaaatctttaccCCAATTGTGTGACTATAGCTGCATAATGCCCGTTTAAACCACCAATTTTCCCtgtgttgtaataataataataataataataataataatatgatttatttatattctgccatttcccaaaggaatcaaggcaAGTTATAATAAGAACAAAATgcaatactgtacataaaaaaaaatcacaaaacaatacaataggtCTGAACTATACCCCTATCCCTATCCCTTACATAAATTAACGTAGcactattaaaattatattaaacattacattaacaaacaattataaaaatataGGTTAGGGCACTGTCAAAAAGCGGGAATTGTTGAAGTGTGCAACTTATAGTGCTCTGATCCTAAACTTGTCAAATAAGAAAAGGATGCCTGCATTGAATGAGTGATATCCTTTTATGTTTATTCAAGATGACCAGCCGtcctcattttccaggacatgccctacatttctgcCTTCATTCCAGGAGGAaaaccaaaatgtcctccattttgagcgtgaCTAAGATGCACAAACTCATACTGtatttctattagtgtttttcacttttattaagtcctacattttgcagtgccttgtccccTGGAGTATACAGTGATCCAAAACACAATAcagaaaaataatctggtttgagaccgcttttaactgccttggctcagtgctggggaatcctgtgaattgtagtttcttatggcaccagagctttctctgacagagaaggctcaatgtctcacaaacactacacttcccagaatcccctagcattgagccagggcagttaaagcagtctcaaactggattatttctgcggtgtgttttggacctgaggttgcttccacactggaggaataacccagtttggcagtgctttaactctttgtctggctcaaggctatggaattctgggagttagagtttgttgtgaggcccacaacaaactccaactcccagaattccatagccttgagccagacacagagtgaaagcggtctcaaaccgggttattcctccagtgtggatgcagactttGTGTGGAAATGGTGAGGCTGCAAGGAGAGGCCTCCTCCACTAGGGGGCAGATGGCGCCTCCTTGCCTTTCATGTCAAGGAGGGCCTTAGTAGTCGGAGACAGGCTTGGGGCCTACTCCTTGCCACTGCTGCGCATGCGCGAGTCCAAGGCGTCCTTGCGCTGCCATTGCCTTTGAGGCCCTGCGTGAAGAAGGCTGAAGGAGCTGCATAGGGCCAGGCAACGACGAGGAGAAGGACGCCATGCAGACGTGGAGCAGGCTCTGCTGCGCCTTGGCCCAGGTAGGCTAGGCTAGGCTAGGCTGGCTCCGCCGCCCTCGGGGCCTCCCTTGCCCACCTTGGGCCTGGCCTGCTTTCGAGCCTGGCGTCCcttggaaccctgggaactgtagtccattgCGGcgccagagctccctgacagagaaagagctcagtgcctcacaaaactacatcccccagcattccttagcattgagccctgTCTCAAACTGAGGgtgatttctgcactgtgtttggaaccatagggtttttctttgcaggtttcttcaagggggggggttgtcattatggccttcccttgaggctgagagagtgtcacttgcccagggtcacctctCCCCTTTTTGTTTTGGGGAAGCCTTGCCACAAATACAAACTACAGTCAGTTACCaagtcaggtccaaaacacacacacacacactccagtttataatcatataaataatattaataacccAGTTTTAAACTGCCTTGGGATCTGTGCTAGGGGAcccctggggattgtagtttataataataataataataataataataataatatataccccaaaaggctatcagagcggcttacaaattgttaagtagacatttccctgccctcaggcttacaatctaagaagacaagaTTTCTCTGATAGAAGACAAAAAGTGACTCACaaaaccacacttcccagaaatattattattattttattttcttatatctcgtCTGTAaaactattatcattattattattattattattaatctcccaATATAGGGGCTCAAGTCGGTGAACAAGTATAAAACCGTctcattaaaaagattgtatgtacagcgccgtgtaaatttacagcactttataaataaaggttaataataataataataataattcacctTTAGttaattgataataataataaagcaatacaatttaTTGTTTCCCTAGCCTTGAgacagggcagttgaagcagactcaaagtgggttatttttgcagaGTGTTTTGAGCCCATGTCACTTATCTGGAGTCTTTTATATTGGGAAATCTGAAATGCAGtctactccaaaatccaaagctttttttcatgggtggcagaGACAGTGACAccattgttttctgatggttcagtgtacactttTGTTTCCTGCACACAATTGTGTTAAAATATTACCTTCAAGCTACAGTATATAaggtttatgtatgtgtgtgttagtgtctttaagtcatttctgacctaaggcgaacctatcctggggttttcttggcaagatttgttcacaggaggtttgccattgccttcccctgaggctgagagagtgtgacttgcccaaggtcaaacaTAAATtagttttgtgtttagacttgagctCCATCTCCAACATATTGTCATTaatatgttgagagatcttgtggcacctttgagactaactgaaagaaagaaattggcagcatgagctttcgtagacttcagtctacttcctcagatgcaaatacTCCatactcaataataataataataataataataataataatagtaataatgcaCTTCTGGTTTGTAACATTTCATATCAGGAAGACTCAATTTGTATGATAGATAGACGTACTGCTAGTAGACCATGGAtgggatggctaaaaagacaaacaaatgggtcctggagtaGCTCAGGCCTgagctcttcctggaagccaggatcaccaaattgaggatgtcatactttggacacatcatgagaaggcatgaatctttGTAAAATAATGGTAGGAACgatggagggtagtagaaagggaggaagaccacatgccagatggccaTAGCCTCCttgactaagggcccaaacagacaggccaaaataaagctgcttcaggtcactttgcatcttgagaggccagaagctgcaccaaagctgtgttccagtccttaggactggagtgtggttttggcgctatttctggcctcttagaacgcatgcatcatttaaacagcatacctccaaagtgacctgaagtagctttactTTGGCATGTCTGTTTGGTCCCTTAGTCTAGGAGGCTATGGCCATGAACCtgaaggaactgagcagagcattTGAGGACTGCAGGGCTAggaagtgtctcattcacaggttcaccataggttgaagttgacttgaaggcagttaacaacaaatcccaagaaaaactatgtggccattttctagaagagattattcctgacgtttcaccagcatctgtggctggcatctttagagaagatGCATCTCTGAcatgtctgaagatgccagccacagatgctggtgaaacatcaggaataaactcttctagaacatggccacatagcctgaatatcccatgaaaaactgtggatgccggccatgaaagccttcgacttcacaacaagATAGTTCTATAGTGTGAAAGAATCACTAGTGAGTTGTGCTGCCTTTGTACCTTATAGCCCCTCTGTCTTGAATTTATGAAAGTCCTATGTGTATTTGATAAACAGGTCACTCTTTCTTATTGATTATGActattactactgctgctgctgcttctattaAGGGGTACTGACCTGGCCTATGGAGAATTTACTAGTGGGGAAAGTTGGCCACTATGGGGTTAGTGGATTCATAAATGAACGTAAGATCATATGGCAACAGAAAACCAAAGGAATATGTGCAAGGGAAAGGCTTATTTCCTTGGCTTTTTATACTGAATGTTGAAAAATTCTCTGACTTTTCCTTGcagtattttgaagtaaaaaatatCCTTGAGTACAGAATACCATCTTAGGACAGAGATATTTGGCCTCCTGTGCGAGCTTTTGACATGGACCATTCTGGCCTGAGGTATTCAGAAGATGTCAATCTTGAATTCTCTTTAGCTAAATATCTTGCTGTATACACAGAACTAAATGTTCTTGAGTTCAATCCCAAGGGCCAAATGTCAAACAGAAATGAGGAAGTATTAGCTTGTGGCTTTATTTGAACATGAATTTTGCTGCTTCCAATCAGCAGTGGAAAGGAATCTCCAGAAGAGTTATCCGTTAAACATGATTTCAAAGAGCCTTCTCCaacttgtatttttcttttcttttttaaaataatttttattcattttacacacaaaaatatataaaatatttgaaacatACACAATTGACAGCATATACTTCTAATGCTTCACACTATATAATCACATTACACATACATTATACCTACATCTTCTGCCTGATAACTCCATTTTGCTTTGACAGTGTATTTTTATATATCATCCTGGGataatttaaaattctttatttctctttcttttcttatcagAGAGGCCATTTCAGCCGGATACATCATGGCTTGCAAGGGATTTCTGCAGTGCCTTTAAGAACATATGCTGACCAAGGTACAGATTAagtagctttaaaatattttgaaaatgtaagTTGATTGTACATTTAAATTCTCTGGTCACAGTATTAGCATTCTTACCTGTATGGTGTAGAAGTAAGATTACTTGATTAAGGTGCACCATACAGGATGATTAAACGCTACTGCACTATATAGTGTTGTATCATTGTGCTAGAACTGAGTGTGGCTTCTTAAGCTATGTTCCTGATTTTGAGGTAGTGATGTTGATTTtgaagtgatgatgatgaggcagATGACAGCTTATAGAATATTTTGATTCTGCGTAAGGTGAAAgttatgaaaaaaaataaaattaaaaacagctatTCATATGCATTAATGTAGTTCCTGAAAAAGGATCAGGCTCCTcttccacattttaaaaggaaagcagtATATAAGATGGTATGGCTGTGCTAAAATGCTTTAATTTATCTGGCTATTTTGTAGTTGGGTTTTTGGATCTCAGTACAGAGCATTGCAGCCCCATGTTCTTGACATGTGATACACAAAAATCCATTTTGTACTATTTTCCCAAGTTGCCAAGGTTTGGAGTTTTTTGCGCTGACCTGTTGACTTAACAACactataaaagaaaatatttatcagTATATTTAACTCTTTGTTAAAGGTAGAAGCAGAATCTATTCAAAGCTTGAATAAGTAATTTAGTGTGTTAACAACTGAAAGTATAAGTCTTCTGTTTTTCTTAGATGTAGCCAGAGCTTTGAATGAAGAGGAATGGTCACATCTAACCTGTCCTCTAATCCTGTGGGGATGGGAGGAAAGTCTAGCAGTTTAATGTTAAGGCAACATTGGATTTAGTTTTACTATCTAGATTTTAAAATCATACTTCAGTGGAATTGTCAGCATACTTAGGAGTATTGGGTAGAGGGCTGAACATTGTTGTTCAGATAATCAAAACTTGTTTAATATGAGGTTGCCATCTTGAATTATGTAGACAGTTTCATTGGAATCCAGAATTATAGAACTGGATGGTGTCAGGGAAAAAAAATAGATTGCAAGAAACTGGAAATCTGCTTCAGTGGTGGCAGCATTAAAATGGCTGATATTAGAAATAATAGATATGGGTTGATTCACAAATAAATGTGTAGAAGAAATAGACTTTTTCTGGAGGATGTGATAGATAAACCGAATATGTTTATAATTTTCTGGAATGTTAATAACAAGTGAAGGGGCACTTcctttacatatatattttttcatgacCATCTTTAAATATACTTGCTAAGGAAAGGGCACAGGccttaaaatgtacaaaaaataaaaataaaaactcaacATTTTCCCAATACttctttaaaattttcatttctcatttttcCCCTCTATTAGTTGATGCTGATATAACTGTTATTGGTTCTGGCCCAGGCGGTTATGTTGCTGCTATCAAATCTGCTCAGCTTGGCTTTAAGGTGAGCAAACGTGATGAGATAAACCAGTAAATGTTGTAATAATCCAGATAATCTCATGAAGAATTAATGATGTCAAAAAGAAATGACTATTTATAGATTAGAAACTTTTTACTTTAGCATTTGAAGTCTAAAGCTGTTATGCAAAACAGAGAATTGCTTGCTTGAGAAAAGTGCTGTAGCATACTTAAAAGTAACGCACATACTTTACATGTACTGTATGCTGAAAGGAGGCTAAATATTCTAGATAGCTAGCATGTAGAGAATACAGATTACTAGAAGTTCATTTTGAAACAAGAACTTCAAGAATTAATTTGCCATCAATTTACCTCTAATTCTACCATTTATAACTAGGAGAGTAGTCTGACAGTGGAGCACTTCAGTATCAGACCCTTCACTTGCTCCCATTCCCTGTTGAGTTCCTGCTGGCAGGGCAGGGGTAATGATGGATCTGGGTTTTACTTTTCTTTGCCCCCCTTCCCTGCTCCAAAGTCTTCCCTTTGTGTGAAAAAGGAAGGAATTCATCTAGATCAGTGCTAGTCAGACTGGTCATCCATGGACCAGTGCTGATACGGTTAGTTACTGGTTGCCAGTCTATGATGTgtatccaggaaagaaagaaatggtagtCAGTGGGCATAAATATGATGCCGGTCCCTGGCATATGGGGGAAGGAAACCTAAGTTGACACCAGTCAGACCTCCAAAGGCAGGGCATTCCATAATTAGGGTGAcacaactgagaaggccctctcctccaTAGTATTGCCATTACTGGTAGGACACAGAGGAGGGCCTCTCTTGCAGATCTCAGGTCTTTGGCAAGTATATTAAGAAAGAAGCCTTCCTTCAGGTATCAAGATTCCAAGCAatttagggctttgaatgtcattatcagcatcttgaattcagacTAGAACAAAATTGGCATTCTACAAATTAAGTAATAATTTTTCTGCAAGTAAAGTACAGGTATGCTGCATTTGATCTGTGGAGCAGACCCCTTAACCAAAAacacttgtttgttttaaatcatagACAGTCTGTGTGGAGAAGAATGAAACATTAGGTGGAacatgtttgaatgttggatgtaTACCTTCTAAGGTAGGTAAAGGATTTAGTTTGCTTTGAATACCCTATCTGTATCTGTGTTTGCATGGAGGTGCTACTGGGGCTTAATCTATATTTTGGAGACCTGCATCAAATCTGCCATTACAGAAGGGTTATTTCTGAATTCTGATACTGTAGGAGTCAGAATGTTGTGGAATGATTCTGAACTTACATTAATAGGCAATATTGAATTACTCTATTATGGTCTTTAAGTAAATAGTAGTGATGTCAGACACATTAATCTTTTAATGCAATATCTTTTGTTTAGGTtatatgtttaatttgttttcatgTAACAGGCCTTGCTAAACAATTCACACCTCTATCATCTGGCCCATGGAAAAGACTTTGCTAGCAGGGGAATTGAAAGTGAGTATGCATTACATCTATTCACATTTCACACATCTCACTATTTTAGAGTATTAAGGTCTTGTCTTATACTGTTCTACCTTCAGAAGGTGGCATAAATTCCTAAATGCATGTTGCCTTCTAGATGTACATTTTAGATAATTTAGACTACAAACTTAAACATACTTATCAGAGAGTAAGTGCTGCTAATGTGATCATTCTAAATaaatgtctattattattattaatcaatacTGGACCTAACTGTAGAAGACTGGGAAGTGATATTCCAGTACAGCCTGCCTGCCCCAACTGTGGGCTTTCCATTTGCGTAATTAAGCATCcccagatggcaagccccattagcCCTAATGCACACAACTGCTGAAAACCACTGTACTTGAGGTCCTGTAGTTTTTTGTGTCTgtggaacccccatggatactaagggcTGCCTATATTTCATTCTGAGTAACAGGATACAACATTGCTTGTgaatttcctttatttctttgtaATAAAAAGGGCTAAAGTTTTAAGGCTGGATACAAAGAATCATGTACAGTATTCcatgccagagcttggaaaagttagcttctggattacagctcccaagattctccagccagcatgaccaaacACTTGTTCATGCACAGAGCTGGCCNNNNNNNNNNNNNNNNNNNNNNNNNAGAAGGGGAAAAGAGCAGCAGGGCACAAAGTGCTGGAGATTTGTGATACAAAGGCTAATTCTTAGGTAGCATGGAACGTTCCTGTCTCATTCTTGATAGATTTAAGTAACTAATATCAGACTATCTTGTTCACGCTTAATAGCTTATGGGGGGTATTCTTGCTTCCTGTAACTCCTCTCACAAATACCATCAGTTTTTAGATTTAAAGATGGAGGTAAAACTCCTAAAGCGGAATCTGCTTGCTGAATAAAAAGGAAATTTATATGGCTGTTCAAGGCAACTTGATCAGACAATCATATAAAGAATCCAGCCTGGTGTAGACACAAACtccccttccacttttcctaaGAAAAGTAAAAACCTAAGATGTGAAGGGGTGCAAACTGCTATCTTTAAGTGGATAGCAAGAGTGAGCGCAAATGACTGCTTTTATTCATGACCAAAACATACCTTTTTCTGTTTAAACAAATGAGCAATCCACCTGGTTAAGGCCTTCACCGCACCACCTTTTGTCCATCATCTTCTCTAAATTGAGTCGGAGTCCTGTAACTATTTATAAAGGCTTTACTTTAGTGATGTTTGTTGTGCTGATGCTTAACACCTTAAGGGCAattaatgttcaattgaaatctgaGTAAAGTATCTAAAAATTTACTAACTTTTGCAAGAAAGCTCCATATAATTTATAACATTGAGCACACCATGTTAGAGTACAAGAAATGACCTGCCTAAGTATTTGCCAGCCTAGCTTCCAGATTGGTGAGACATACAAAAGGGCCTCAAGTCAAGATCTCAAATCTAGGACAGGTTGATATTCAGAGTTGTAATGGTGTATCACTAGCACCCCCAACTGAGCTTCAGAAACAACGGGAGCCACTGCAATAGGTTGAAAACAAAGTGATAGAGTTCTTAAAGTGGAACATTAGAAAACAGGCTGGTCACTGCttttgcactagctgtagctCCCCAAAACCTTTTCCAAGGAAGCTCACACAGCATACATTTGGTAATGAACTGAGGCAATACTAATTAAGACATGGATCACAGTGGCCAAATACATCTCCCTAAGAGGTTACGAGTTACAATTGAACACATGACCAGAGCTAGGCAAAGGCACTTCAGGCCACACAGCTAGCCAGTGTCCTAGAACAATGATTTCAAAATTTggaactctccagatgttttggacttcagctcccagaattccctggttGATACCATAGTGGAGAGGGCttctggagttgaagtccaaacagaaacaaagtttgggaaacactgttcaGAACATAAAAATGAAGactacaataaataaaacagtggAGGTCTACAGGTTCAATTGGTTATAGATTAGGCTAATCTGTCTAACTCAATAAAAGTGTCTCTCATATTAATGGGgtagcagattttaaaatataactggCTCACAGTAAAACTGCACAACATTTAGCACACACTAGGCAACTGCAGCACAGAGTCATTTTTCAGCTAAAAATGCCTAGCAGATTCTTTGGCAGGGCTGGGGGGATGATTTAAGGTAATACACCACTACTGAAACCTTCAGAAGCAACAACTATCTTTTGGTGTATgtttttctttgtggttttttgCATGCAATGCATGAAGACACACTGCATGCTCCTGGCCCCTTTGGACAAGTATAGATTAGTTGAAGCAATGAGCTGGGGGGGAACTTTGACACAGCTTTGTTCAGGTCTAAAGTATATCAAGCTTAAAGTTTACCATTCCAATCAGGGCTGCAGTTTAAAATAAACTCTGGTACGGTTCAAAACATACACCTTCAATCCATGAGTTTAGAAGACATGGACTACACTAAGCAAAGTTTGTTTTAAGATTAGGATTCCTCATCTGGACAAAACAGTAAAGAAGGAATTATTTAGAAgtgaattatttattttccaaCATCCCCTTTGGCTGCACAGGGGGAAGGGGTGATCATGATGTCTGGACACTTTACTCACATTCATTCAGGTTCATTTCTGTAGTGCCAAACCATGGGTTAATATTGTGTGAGCCAGCCCCTTTCTCATAATTTGAATACAGATAACTGGAAAACTACAGATGGCAAGTATACTCTTAAATGTGGCACATCCCAGTTCCTCTTGTAGGAGGGAACACTTTTTACTAGGATAGGTGTTGTAGCAGTCATCATAAACATAAATCATCCACTAAAACAGGTTTTTACTTTAAAATCTTACTTACATGATATTTACACACAATTTTAACTAATATGATTAATCAACCGATTTACGAAAACTCATATGATAAAAATTACATCTTAAACATGTGGAAATCATAAAAATTGCATGGATGTTCACAAATAAAGCCTGAGTCAATTGGTTAATCAAATATGGCTATTTTCCAAGGCTAAGTCTAGTGGGCAGTAGACTATAACTATAAGTTGGCTCTCACAGTCACATCTCGATTGCTTTTTCgaatgttttttttgtttttgttttgaacaagcaaaagcaaaagcactgCTTGGATCAAAATTCTTCCAGGGGTATATGTGAGTGGGACAGTACAGCTTTCTCTCCTACACTTTGTCTATGTTCTGGAATCAAAGTCTCTCAGAATCAAGTGAGAGAAGGAAGGATCAAGAAGCTGTAAAGGAAACAGAGGTGAAAAGGCCGCTCTTGAGGATCCAAACAGGTGTCAGTCATCTCCTTGGTAtcatctggtgtggtccacaaacacacacacccagcaaaGCCACTGCTAGAGTTATGGCCTTAGGCTGGCTTGGGTGCTTTACATTGCGCCTGATACCTTCCAGAGCAACCTGAACAGGCAAACCAACAACCTGCCCAAATACCAGGCTGTTTTGTATTCTATATTAACTACCATCCGCCgggctgagagggagttcaccaggcagtccaactccatcaggactagcctggaagaaggaagagccctccttccaatcCATCtgacttggtccaggccttagagggagagaagaaccactggatctcatcccctttccctccaccattcccttctccttttgtttcgagtcttttagattgtaagcctgagggcagggaactgtctgattaaaagtaatattgtaagccgccctgagagccattagggctgaagggcgggatataaatacctaaataaataatatgcatgattataaataaatggaataaagGTTTTTGGGAACATTAATAACTGTCTGTAGCTGGGCTCACTGAGTTCCTTTGAAATAATGGTCACCTTTTGTTTATGTCAAGCAATGCGTTCGTTCCCTTAGTAATAAAGCATGGGTTTGCCTGCCCTCGGCCCACTCTTAGGACCCCACCCTCGGACAAAGCTGTCCTAAACAGTGCCTGACTTTTTCGGCCGTCACGCCCTCGACCTGGTCCAAGCAAAACTCCATCTGGTTGAAGCCGAATTGTTCAAGTATACTTGAAGCCAAGTCCTTCAGGTAAACAGGGCTGAACGGGGCGTTGAGGCACTTTTTAAACGGGCGCTGACTCGGCCACCCTGGTGGAGGGCTGGGTCTTCGTCTTCAGACTTAGGCAGTtgtcccaaactgtgccctttaagggattttggacttcagctcccagaatccctcagcattGGCCagcgtggctgaggcttctgggagctggagtccaaaatctttgCGGGCCACTCTACAGCCCTCTCAATGGCCTCAAAAACGAACCCGGAAGTCACGAAACGGGTGGATTCCCTTTCTT
It includes:
- the LOC121931019 gene encoding dihydrolipoyl dehydrogenase, mitochondrial-like; this encodes MQTWSRLCCALAQRGHFSRIHHGLQGISAVPLRTYADQVDADITVIGSGPGGYVAAIKSAQLGFKTVCVEKNETLGGTCLNVGCIPSKALLNNSHLYHLAHGKDFASRGIESEYALHLFTFHTSHYFRVLRSCLILFYLQKVA